The sequence GAAACTGAGCGCGTTGCTCGATTGTGCTATGTGGCCCAATCAGCATATCGTAGCCGCCCGATTCACCGACCGCCTTAACCACCAATGAATCCAAATTATTCAACACATGCTGGCGTTGGCGATCATCGCTGAGCAAGAAGGTTTCAACATTGGGCAAAATCGGGTCTTCATCAAGATAAAATTTAATCATCGCTGGCACATAGGCATAAATCGCTTTATCATCGGCAACGCCTGTGCCCAAGGCATTGGCCAAGGCCACATTGCCAGCACGATAGGCATTCAACAAGCCTGCCACGCCCAGCACTGAATCAGGTCGAAAGGCTAAAGGATCGATAAATTCATCATCGACTCGCCGATAAATCACATCAACACGGCGCAAACCAGCGGTAGTCCGCATATACACCACATTATCGTGAACAATTAAATCGCGGCCTTCGACCAGCTCAACCCCCATCTGGCGGGCCAAAAAGGTATGTTCGTAATAGGCTGAATTAAAGACCCCAGGCGTAAGCAGCACAATCGTTGGGTCGCTGCGGCCTTGCGGCGCTAACGATCGCAACGTTGCCAACAAGGCTTGACCATAATGGTCGATCGAGCGCACCCCATAGCTCGAAAACAACTGCGGAAACACCCGTTTCATCACCAAACGATTGGCCAGCATATACGACACGCCACTGGGAACCCGCAAATTATCTTCTAGCACCGCAAATTGGCCGCTTGGCAAACGGATCAAATCGGTTCCAACGATCGAAACATAACGATCGCGTGGCACGCTAACCCCTCGCATTTGGCGCGAGAAATGGCGACAGCTATAGACCAATTCGCGCGGCACAACTCCCGCTTTTAGAATTGTTTCCTCGTGGTAAATATCGCGCAAAAACAAATTTAATGCAGTAACCCGCTGCGCCAACCCACGCTCAATCGTATCCCACTCTTTAGCCGTCAACAGCCGTGGCAGCAAATCATAGGGGAAAATGCGCTCAGTGCCTTCATCGCGACCATAGACTGTAAAGGTAATTCCTTGATTGAGAAAGGCCAAATCTGCTGCTTGCTGGCGACGAGCCAACTCATCAGGCGGCAACTCGCGCAGCCGTTCCGAGAGCAGCCGATAGTGTGGACGAGGCGTGTTTGGGCCAAGAAACAACTCATCGTAAGCGGTTTCGAGTTGATACTGACGAAAAGGGGCTACATCGGGCATAGCGTGCTCCTTGCAGTCTGTTCAGCATTGAAGGGATTTGAGGCAACATCGCCGCGTTGGGGGGAAAGAAGATGGCCTATAGTACCGATCTCCACAGATTTCGTCAAGCACCTAGCTACGTACTAGGCTCGTTGAGCGGCTTGGTTGGCCCAAAACCGCGTAGATTAAAACTTGCATAGATAGCCTGATCAGTGTAAGGTACAGGCGCGATGTCCAGCCCAGGTGCGTTGGCTGGCGGTGTCGAGGGTTTCAACTGTGCCAAGCTTCCAGCAGATTTGGGAACGAGTTTCTTTCTTAGCAGCCCTAGATATTCTGCTTGTTGCTGCCTTGATTTTTTGGCTGCTCGGAGTCATTCGCGGCACTCGTGCAGTGCAATTATTACGCGGGGTCGGCATTTTAGTCGTCGTAGCGCTGCTGGCTGGCTCAACCTTGCCGCTTACCACGTTGCGCTGGATCATTCGCGAAGCCCTCAGCCCAGCTCTCTTTGTGGCAATTCCGATTCTATTTCAGCCGGAATTACGCCGCGCCCTTGAGTCGTTGGGACGCACTGGCGAATGGTTTAATCGCTTTGGCAGCACCAATCGCTCCGATGTTGAGGAGATGATTAACACCATTTCGCGGGCAGCCAAACAATTATCACAACAAGGCATCGGCGCATTAATGGTGATCGAACGCGACACTGGCTTGCAAGAATATGCCGACCGTGGCGTGATCGTCGATTCGCGCATCTCCGTGCCCTTGCTGGTTAATATTTTCTTCCCCAACGCGCCGCTCCACGATATGGCGGTGATTTTTCGGCGCAACCGCATTTTGGCCGCCAACTGTGTGCTACCACTCAGCGAAAATGTGGTTGGTAGCACGCGCTATGGCACGCGCCATCGTGCCGCTTTAGGCATCAGCGAACAATCTGATGCAATTTCAGTGATCGTTTCAGAAGAAACTGGCAGCATTTCGATTACTCACGATGGCCGCATGGTACGCCATTTAACTGAAGGTCGTTTACGCAAACTGCTGGCTGGCTTATTGCGCGTCGAACTAAGCGAGGAAGAAGAAGTATGAGTAAGCTTGCAGGTAGCCCATTACGCGCCTTCGTTGCCGCAGTCTTGGCCAGCATCATTTGGGTGTTTGTCAGTTTCACCGAAAATCCGCAGCAGGTTACGCCATTTACCAATTTGCCAATTCGCGCCGAGGGGCTGAGCAGCAATTTAACCTTAGTTGATGGCGAAGGTCGGCCAATTCCCGTGCCCGATGATGTTGTTAACCTGAATGTTTCTGGCCCCCAAGATACAATCACCCGCATCACTAAGCAAAATGTCCAACCATTTATTAATATCGCAGGGCTAGAGCCAGGCTCACATGAAGTTGCAGTGCAAGCTCGCAGCATTCCTAGCCGCTCCGATCTCGATTTTCAGAGCTTTCAGCCCGCCACAGTTTTAGTCCAGATCGAGCAGATCATCACGGCCTCGCTGCCATTGACCATCACCACGGTTGGTCAGCCACCAACCAGCTATGAAGCCAGTTTGCCAATTGCCAGCGTTAATGGCGAGATGATCAAACAGGTGACAATAACTGGGCCAGCCAGCCAAGTTAATAAGGTCGTTGGTGGCGAAATTACGCTTGATCTTTCGTCGCAAACCAGTAACTTGCGTACTCGCCGCAATATTATCGCTGTCGATATTGCTGGGCGAGATGTTGAAGGCGTGACAGTTAGCCCTGAGTTAGCTGATATCGAAGTGCGGATTTTATCCAGCAGCGGGATCAAACGTGTGCCAATTATTTACACAACCCTCAACAGTCCACCAGCGGGCTACCGTGCTGAGGTAGTGCTTGAACCAGCCTTCGTAACATTAATTGGTAGTGCGCAGCGCTTAACCGAAGTTGAATTTGTTGAAACCCAGCCGCTCAATTTGCCCAATAGCACTCAAAGTTACACTGCAACGATTAAATTGCGCTTTCCGATTGGGGTAACTCCGCGCGATGCCCAAGCCGCCGATAGCACGATCGCCACGATTCGCTTTGTGCCAATTAGCACCGAAATTGTGCTCAACCTGCCGCTCGTCCCGCGCAATTTGCCTGCTGGCCTCGAGTTGAGTTACCAACCCAAACAGCTTGAAGTAACCTTGCGTGGCAACGCTCAAAACCTGCAAAACCTCAATAATTTGGCGTTAGTGTTGGATTTAGCTGGACGGAATGCTGGCAGTTACAGCATTCAGCCCAGCCTTAATCTGCCAACGGGCATCACATTAGCCAAACCATTGACTGCAATTTCAGTAACTCTAAGTGCGATTATCGTACCCACAGCTGAGCCAACCAGCCCGATTGAACCGACTGAGCCAGCAACTACGCCAATCGCCACCCCAACCGTGACCGAGCCAATTAGCCCAACCGAACCAATTAGCCCGACCGAGCCAATCTCGCCAACATTAACGCCCTAGCGATTTAAATGATGATCATAGTTGCCATAAGGGGTGAGCTATGCTATAATCGCGCGGTCAATTGATTGGCACGAAAAGAAACGGCGTGTGAAGTTCACACGCTTGTTGTTTGTCCAGCGACCGTATCCGCTGTATGCCAATGAACTTTAGCGATTAATCAGCGCCGAGAGATACGGCTCTACGCACTAGAAATAAAGGCAGAGCAATGCAACAGGCTCCCGTTATTCACGAAATTGAAAACGAATATCTGCGCAAAGATGTGCCAGAATTCCGCGTTGGCGACACGGTTCGCGTTAGCGTCAAAGTTGTTGAAGGTACTCGCGAACGGATTCAAGACTTTGAAGGTGTCGTAATTCGCCGCCGCCGCATGGGTGTCAACGAAAACTTTACCGTGCGCCGGATTGCCTCACACGGTATTGGTGTTGAGCGGACATTCTTGCTGCACTCACCCCGGATCGACGGCGTGAAATTGGTACGGACTGGTAAAGTTCGCCAAGCCAACCTGTACTACCTGCGCGGTCGCACTGGTAAAGCCGCTCGGATCAAAGAACGTCGCGGTTAATCGTTTTCGTTATAGCTGCAAAACCCTGCGCGGGTGTGGGCCAAGCCTGCACTCGCGTTTGTATTTTTGGGAGCATTGACGATGCTGCAACGAATGCAAGCGTTGGTTATTTGGGCTTTTGAGCGTTTTTATCACGAAGCGGCCTTTACTTATGATCTGGTTGCATGGCTCATGTCACAGGGCTATTGGAGCCAATGGGTATTGGCAGCCTTGCCTGAGGTTGCCGATCAGCGCTTGCTGGAGCTTGGCTGTGGCACGGGCTATGTCCAACAAGCTCGCCAACATCAACCAAACCTTACAATTGGCCTTGATGAATCGCGCCAAATGTTGGGTTTGAGCCGCCGCCGAGCGCCCCAAGCCACGCTGGTTCGGGCAGTTGCCCAAGCCTTACCCTATGCTGATGCCAGTTGGTCAGCGGTGCTTTCGACCTTTCCAGCACCTTATCTATTTGATCGACGCACTTTGGCCGAATTGCAACGAATCCTAACCAGCGATGGCAAATTGTATATCGTCGATGGCGGCAGCATTCCCAATGGCCTATATGCACTGATCATCGGGTTAATTTATCGGCTGGTGTTTGGGCGACACAGTAACCCTGAAGCGCTAACCAGCCAACTTGACCCGCGCATCCAGCGTTTACAAGAAGAAGGCTTTCGCGTCAGCAGCCAAATCAAACAGGTTGGGCGCTCGCAAGTCCAAATTTTTATCGCCGAAAAATCCAATCACTTATAAATTAATCCTTTTGGCCATAGGCTTATTCAGATCAAGCCTGATCCCTAGCCCCTGGCCGCTAACCCCTCAATAATTATGACAATTGGAATTTACGAAGAACAACAACTTTGGCACAAGGGTGCGCAAATCGTCGCCGGAGTCGATGAAGTTGGTCGCGGCTGCTGGGCTGGCCCAGTTGTCGCCGCTGCCGTCAGCTTCCCAAGTCATTTGCTCAACGACCCTGTGGCCTTGGCAGGCATCAACGATTCGAAAACCTTGAGTGCCGAAGCTCGTCAGGCAATGGCCCAACAGATTCGCCACTTGGCCAGCGGGATTGGCCTTGGCGTGGTTTCGGCCCATCTGATCGATTTATTTGGGATTGCTGAAGCTACCAAATGGGCTATGATGCATGCGGTTTTGAGCCTGCCAAGCTTGCCCGATGGCTTAGTGATCGATTGGGTTAAATTGCCCGAATTGCCATTATTACAACGCTCGCTGCCTAAGGGTGATGCAATCAGCATTTCGGTGGCAGCGGCCTCGATTATTGCCAAAGTCTATCGCGACAACTTGATGCATGAATACGACCAACGTGACCCGCGTTATGGCTGGGCCGCGCATAAAGGCTATGGCACAGCCCAACATCAACGAGCCTTGGCAGCCCACGGCCCATCGGGCTTGCATCGACGCTCGTTCAAGCCACTAGCAGCCTTCGTTGATTGACAAAATCGCCAGAGAATGATACTAAGGTCAAACATGGCTTTTATGGAGTGTTGATATGCCTTCGCCATATTATGATCAGGGACGGCGTGATGCGGAAAATGGCACGCTGAATCAATTGTTTTATCACACCTACCACGATTATAAACGTGGCTATGATGAAATTGTGAATGGCCCACCCAAACCAAAGCCAAATTTCCTCTTTTTCTTGATTCCGGCGCTACTGCTGGTGGGGCTGGCTGGCGGTTGGTTTCTACGCGATCGCGGCGTTTTGAGCACGCCACCAACTCCGCTGGTTGTGATGGTGACGGTAACGCCAGTCACTGCTTCGCCGACCTTCCCACCATTTGCGATTGCCACTCCTGCCCCACCAACCCCAACTCAACTGGTGATTGAAATTGGGGGCGAGGCGATCACCCTCGAACAAGTGCGCATCCGGCCTGATCCCAGCATTCAAGGTGAGCCGATTGGGGCGCTTGATCCAGGCGAGCTGATTACGATCATCGATGGGCCACGCCAAGGCGATGATTACACCTGGTGGCTGATCGAATCGGCAATTGGCCAAGGTTGGGTTGCTGAAGATTTTATTCAAGCACGCTAAAGGAACAATTATGACCGATCACGCTGTTCTTGATGAATTAAATGGCCGCTATGGGGATTTCGGTGGACGCTATGTGCCTGAAACCTTGATGGCCGCGATCGAAGAATTAACCGAAGCCTTTTTTCGGATTCGCACCGACCCTGAGTTTCAGGCCGAACTCCAACATTTGCACCAGACCTATACGGGCCGACCAACTGCCCTAACCTATGCCCGCCGCTTGACCGAGGAATTGGGTGGTGCTCAAATTTGGCTCAAACGCGAAGATCTGACCCACACTGGCGCACATAAAATCAATAATGCCCTGGGTCAAGGCTTGTTGGCCAAACGCATGGGCAAGCAGCGGATCATCGCTGAAACTGGCGCTGGTCAGCATGGCGTTGCCACCGCCGCCGTTTGTGCGCTGCTTGGGTTGCAATGTGTGGTCTATATGGGCACCGAAGATATGGAGCGCCAAAAGCCCAATGTCTTTCGCATGCGCTTGCTAGGAGCCGATGTACGTGGAGTTAGCACTGGCTCGAAAACCCTCAAGGATGCAGTTAACGAAGCCATGCGCGATTGGGTCAGCAACCCCGATTCGTACTATTTGCTTGGCTCGGCGCTTGGTCCACATCCCTACCCATTGATGGTTCGCGAATTTCAAAGCATCATCGGGATTGAAGCCCGCGAGCAAATTTTAGCAGCAACTGGCAAATTGCCCAACACGATTATTGCCTGTGTTGGTGGTGGCTCGAACGCTATCGGTATGTTCCACGCCTTTATCAACGATGAACATGTTGATTTGCGAGGGGTTGAAGCTGGGGGTCATGGAATTGAACTTGGTCGCCATGCAGCGCGGTTTGCAGGCGGGCGCTTGGGCGTTTTCCAAGGCACCCGTTCGTATGTGCTGCAAAATAGCGATGGTCAAATTGCCAATACCCATAGCATTTCTGCTGGCCTCGATTATGCTGCTGTAGGCCCAGAGCACGCTTGGCTCCACGACGAAGAACGGGCTTTCTATACCTATGCCACCGACGAAGAGGCCTTGAATGGTTTTCAAATGCTCTGTCGAACTGAAGGCATTATCCCAGCCTTAGAATCGTCGCATGCGATTGCCGAAGCTGTACGTTTAGCCCCAACCATGAGCAATGAAAGCATTATTTTGGTCAACCTGTCGGGGCGTGGCGATAAAGATATTTTCACCGTTGCAGATGTATTGGGAGTACAAATGTAGCGGAATGGCTTCGAGCGAAGCCAATGTGTAAGGAGTAGTTATGGCTCAATCGTGTGTCGTTTGTCGAGCCGCGCTTGCCGATGGCTCGGTCTATTGTTCTGAATGTGGCTCGCGGCAGCCCGCCGCAGGTCAATCAACCCAAGTACTGGGTAGCGGGGTTTTTGGGTCGCAGCCCCTACCAAGCGGCAGCGATCATGATGATTCGCCATATGCACCACGGCGGAGCGGCACGCAACCGCTGAATGATCCACCAACCCAAGTCGTCAACAACTACCAAAGCCCTAGCTCAACCAGCAATTTTGGTGGCTTTGGGCAAGGACCATCAACTCAACCTAATTTTCCGTTGCCTCAATATACCCCACCGACCCCACCCAACTATGCCCAACCTACTGCAAAATCGAATAAGCTTGGGCGTTGGTTGATTGGCGGCGGTTTGGCTTTGCTATTGGTAGCGGGCGGCGCAGGGGCATATTATTTCCTCGGCAACAACGATTCAAACAATGGCGGTAGTGGCAATGTTGCGACTGGCCCAACCTGGACTCCGATTCCAACCAAAATCGCTGAGCCAACCGAACAAGCCGTAGGCGATCCATTGGTTGAGCCAACCAACGAGCCAACTGTCGAGCCAACCCAAGGCCAAAGCGATCCAGTTGATCAACCAACACCAACCAATGAATCCAACGATTTGCCAACTCAAGCGGCTGGTGGTAGCGCCCCAACTGATCTCACTGGCGAGCTGATTTATCTTGATGATAGCTTTGAATTGGTGCGCCAAACCATGAGCACTGGCTCAGTCAGCCCGCTTGATCTTGGCGGACAAGCCTATTACAACGATTTATTGAGTTGGTCGCCTGATGGCAAAACTATGGCCTTTTTTGTCCGCGATGGCGCAAAAACCAATATTTATTTAGCTGATGGTGATGGCGCGAATATCCGTAGCGTGATTGAATTGCAGGATGTGGCTCCCCAAAGCTTGAGCTGGTCGCCTGATAGTAGCAAATTTGCCTTTGTCACTAGCGACATCGATTTTGAAACCAAGGAAGATCAAAATCTCTATGTTTTTGATCTGACCAGCAATAGTGAAAAACAATTGACAACCACGGGCTTGATCGATTTTGAGCCCTTGAGTTGGTCGCCTGAT comes from Chloroflexota bacterium and encodes:
- the trpB gene encoding tryptophan synthase subunit beta, with product MTDHAVLDELNGRYGDFGGRYVPETLMAAIEELTEAFFRIRTDPEFQAELQHLHQTYTGRPTALTYARRLTEELGGAQIWLKREDLTHTGAHKINNALGQGLLAKRMGKQRIIAETGAGQHGVATAAVCALLGLQCVVYMGTEDMERQKPNVFRMRLLGADVRGVSTGSKTLKDAVNEAMRDWVSNPDSYYLLGSALGPHPYPLMVREFQSIIGIEAREQILAATGKLPNTIIACVGGGSNAIGMFHAFINDEHVDLRGVEAGGHGIELGRHAARFAGGRLGVFQGTRSYVLQNSDGQIANTHSISAGLDYAAVGPEHAWLHDEERAFYTYATDEEALNGFQMLCRTEGIIPALESSHAIAEAVRLAPTMSNESIILVNLSGRGDKDIFTVADVLGVQM
- a CDS encoding methyltransferase domain-containing protein, yielding MLQRMQALVIWAFERFYHEAAFTYDLVAWLMSQGYWSQWVLAALPEVADQRLLELGCGTGYVQQARQHQPNLTIGLDESRQMLGLSRRRAPQATLVRAVAQALPYADASWSAVLSTFPAPYLFDRRTLAELQRILTSDGKLYIVDGGSIPNGLYALIIGLIYRLVFGRHSNPEALTSQLDPRIQRLQEEGFRVSSQIKQVGRSQVQIFIAEKSNHL
- a CDS encoding ribonuclease HII, which encodes MTIGIYEEQQLWHKGAQIVAGVDEVGRGCWAGPVVAAAVSFPSHLLNDPVALAGINDSKTLSAEARQAMAQQIRHLASGIGLGVVSAHLIDLFGIAEATKWAMMHAVLSLPSLPDGLVIDWVKLPELPLLQRSLPKGDAISISVAAASIIAKVYRDNLMHEYDQRDPRYGWAAHKGYGTAQHQRALAAHGPSGLHRRSFKPLAAFVD
- the rplS gene encoding 50S ribosomal protein L19, giving the protein MQQAPVIHEIENEYLRKDVPEFRVGDTVRVSVKVVEGTRERIQDFEGVVIRRRRMGVNENFTVRRIASHGIGVERTFLLHSPRIDGVKLVRTGKVRQANLYYLRGRTGKAARIKERRG
- a CDS encoding circularly permuted type 2 ATP-grasp protein; this translates as MPDVAPFRQYQLETAYDELFLGPNTPRPHYRLLSERLRELPPDELARRQQAADLAFLNQGITFTVYGRDEGTERIFPYDLLPRLLTAKEWDTIERGLAQRVTALNLFLRDIYHEETILKAGVVPRELVYSCRHFSRQMRGVSVPRDRYVSIVGTDLIRLPSGQFAVLEDNLRVPSGVSYMLANRLVMKRVFPQLFSSYGVRSIDHYGQALLATLRSLAPQGRSDPTIVLLTPGVFNSAYYEHTFLARQMGVELVEGRDLIVHDNVVYMRTTAGLRRVDVIYRRVDDEFIDPLAFRPDSVLGVAGLLNAYRAGNVALANALGTGVADDKAIYAYVPAMIKFYLDEDPILPNVETFLLSDDRQRQHVLNNLDSLVVKAVGESGGYDMLIGPHSTIEQRAQFRDRIIANPRNYIAQPTLALSKAPCFIDGKLESRHVDLRPYILFGDQISIVPGGLTRVALRRGSLVVNSSQGGGSKDTWVLY
- a CDS encoding SH3 domain-containing protein, with the protein product MPSPYYDQGRRDAENGTLNQLFYHTYHDYKRGYDEIVNGPPKPKPNFLFFLIPALLLVGLAGGWFLRDRGVLSTPPTPLVVMVTVTPVTASPTFPPFAIATPAPPTPTQLVIEIGGEAITLEQVRIRPDPSIQGEPIGALDPGELITIIDGPRQGDDYTWWLIESAIGQGWVAEDFIQAR
- the cdaA gene encoding diadenylate cyclase CdaA; protein product: MPSFQQIWERVSFLAALDILLVAALIFWLLGVIRGTRAVQLLRGVGILVVVALLAGSTLPLTTLRWIIREALSPALFVAIPILFQPELRRALESLGRTGEWFNRFGSTNRSDVEEMINTISRAAKQLSQQGIGALMVIERDTGLQEYADRGVIVDSRISVPLLVNIFFPNAPLHDMAVIFRRNRILAANCVLPLSENVVGSTRYGTRHRAALGISEQSDAISVIVSEETGSISITHDGRMVRHLTEGRLRKLLAGLLRVELSEEEEV